The following is a genomic window from Malus sylvestris chromosome 12, drMalSylv7.2, whole genome shotgun sequence.
GGAGAAGATGAAGCTCCACACCCACAAAATCGACACCGTCAAGTACGTCGAGAAGAAGCTCATAGACAAAGGCGTGCAGCGACTGGACCGCCACCCGAAAGACGGGACTGGGATCGGGAGGCCTCCGCCCAAGTCTGGCCATGGTGGCAAGTACACGTGGGAGGGGCCTGGTGGCGTGGCGGATGATGTGACGGACCCGGTCCCGGTGGCGATCGACGAGAGGGATCCGAACTACGTGGATGAGGAGAAGGAGGAAATGATCGCGAAGGGGGAGGATGATGACGTGGCGGGGCTGGTTGTGGGGGAGGTGGAGGTGGCGAAGGCGGCGGAGGACAAGGAGGGGGTTAGTAGAGTTGAGGTGGTTAATCCTCGTCACCTCAAAACTTAAGTTGTTGATCTTTGTAACCTAACGTTGTACTAGAGAGCTTACTAATATTAAAATGTTGCGACTTGTGTGTAATTATTTGGTTGTGGCTTTGTAACGTAATGTTGTGACTTGTCTAGCTGCTCTTCAACCCTTTCAACTATGCGTCTTAATTTTGACGGAAATTTTCAtagaattaaataataaaaaatacgaACAaaaacgattttttttttttaggaaaactaatgaaaatggtttgaaaattttgagttttaacgataaggacaaaataaagagtaaagtgaatggtaccatgtttgactttttagtgtaaaaatgtgatttttcattaaaatgaatagtacaacggactttttcgttaaaactccttttttttttttttgtcaggtGGGAGGAACAGTCCAATTTGAGCCCAACCCAAGGCTAATATCATAATTGAACTCGTACAAATCCTATCGTTGAGCCCAAATTGATGATCAACATAGATCATTTAAAATAGCTGAGGCCTTTATCCTAATCAGTCATGCAACATGATGTGAAGCAAACTAATTTCTAACAAGTAATATATGAAGCTAAAGTTTGATGAGTAATATTATTATAAGCCAAGTGCACCAACAATCACATGAGGCAAACTAACTAGCAAAACTTGAATACTCCAATTAATTAGTTTAACTTATTAATTGATTATATTAACTACCTACCCAAATGGTGACATAGATCATCACGTCATTCCAAGGCCTAGGAATTTGGTAGTATTTGTTatattcgtgtcgttttcgtgttatacctgttatcttaacaggtcataTCGTGTCATGTCAAACCTATTATCTTAATAGATTCTTAACAAGTAACTCAAGACCTAATTGGTTAACCTATGGTGTCATTTCGTGTCAAGTTAATTGGTCTGTCCACGAACATGGTTCCTTTCTTTTATGTAAGAAATTGGCAGGCCTAATGTTTAGATCTAGCAAATGATATCATATCAGGTTCTTAATGAGTGATCCAATAACGACCTGACTCGTTAACAGGTTAACTTGAAATCTGTTATATTCATGTCAGGTTAAcaaattatgcaagaaattacCAGTCCGATTCACTCCCCATGAACTCAGGGATTAACTTGTCACCATCAACTTATGGATTAATTTAGTAGGTTGTTGGTGTAACATTAACTTGTTCAACATGAAAGTTAAAGAGTGATGTCACACTATTATATTCTTTTTATACATTATTTTCCATCTACTAAACTTATGGATTAAGTGTTTTCACACATCATCGTCTCAgcattttgtttttgtgataATTGAACTCATAATCCTTCAATAAAATGGAGACTAAATGATGCCAAACTTAGTGAATAGTCATTGGCCTTCTTGTTCAAACACCAGATCTCATTAAAAAGCCAAATTTCTTGCACATTAATCTGAAAGTTCTAATCCGGAaatagttttttgttttattttttattatctcAATTAAACACTAGCAAACCAACTTTGCTACACAAATACAGGATTCCTACaagaaatcaatcaatgtaTAGCATGCATAACCTTTTTTGATGTTCGAATTCACTCATTGAATTTTCTAAAATTCTTCTGTAAACATTCAACAATGTATGGTACGTAGTTGTTCTCATGAATTTTCAATATTCTagaaaaattttaaatgattgtaGTATAATGATGTTTCGACCACTCATGAACTAACACGTGTTAGAGACGTTGTGGCTGTTAGAGACGTTGTGGCTGTCTCACCAAAAATGTACAATCATTTGAACTTATTATTATTGAAGATTAAGAAAGACAGATGCTAGGTTTTGTTCCACACAAGAACAAAATGGATGACGGCACAGGAATCAAGTTTAAAGAGAGAATGATTTTATGGCTGGTTGCTCAAACGAATCACGTATTTAGTTAAATGATTTATTCTCTGTATATATGAAGCTTATTCTGCTAGCAAAAGGGGAGTTCCAACCTTTTTAATGATAATTTTTTCCGTCGATGACTTTGACACGTTGTTCCTCTTCTGGGGATCGGAAAGTCTCACAGAGACATTTTAGCTTTTATCTTATCATCATCGTATGCTTCATCAACGTtatgaatcgaacctaaaacagACCTTGCGGAATATGGGTTTGAAATTATTCCCCAACCATTGAACCACATAGTGCTTACATTTTAAAAGATAATTGACAAACTAACAATTAGGTTAGATGTGTTAATTATGTGTTTGTATTCGTCTAATGTCGTACTACTTGGGTTTATGCATGATGAGTCGCCAACATAATTTTTAATCATACCATAAAGTATTGTTGTTTATTAAACAATATGATAGGTTGTCAAACTAGcaatttaaatataatattatataatgGTGACAGATTTGTGGTATCATTTTTCTTACATATGTTTTTGTAAGGATCACTTcgtaattaatttaattatctgaaccgtctattttttaggtttttcatCAAATATCATGTTTACCAAAAATCACTCAAATCTATAATCATATGACCGTTGGATTAAGGGTTTAGAGTTTCTTTGTAAAATCATATTCGTCTATTTTTTTTCACTATAAATGAATGTATCAATGATTTTGGATCTATCCAagttttttgcaaggatgatccatgaataatgtttttaaaGATAGACGGTTCAAATCGTTAAATACATTATGGAATGAGCTCCATTAAAACATGTGCTAAAAATTGTGTGAAAAAAGTAGTGTCAAGGATTCACTCCTTacataaaatataatttgtcGAACTAGAAATATGATTTATTACTTGGGTAATgatagggagactaaatttctaaactaaatttgcaaactaaataatatggagtagaattctctcccctcctaatctctctcccCTTTCATCCCCTCATATTTAAACGGTTGCGATTACGCCACGTATAcatcttgttttgaattttttatatagagaataagacaaaaagaaaagtgcGAGAGGAGGGAATGGATGAGGATGATAATAGAATGAGAGAGAATCATACTCCAAATAATGTGTTACCagtaaaaaataagcacgttaatgtacacttaagtaataactcaatcatcaacaacaactatattatttagtttacaaaatttacttAGAAATTTAGTCTCTATGTTCCTTAATCTCCTGTTATGGCAGAAATGATTAGCATGCTTCCATTTGTCAATGGAATATCAGCTGGCTTGAAAATGATATTTGAAATTATTAgcataaaaaatgaaataaataaataaaaaaaagctgctAAAGGGATCCAAAGTGCAGATCTCAAatttaatcaactcaaaaaggTTATGCACTAATCTATTCTAGAACTCTCATTGTCAACTTTTTGTcacttttttttccaattttatcCTTACTTTTGATATACATAAGGAtggtaaaatagtaattttgtatctgttgagaaaatgacaatcatatccccatttttcctattttaccctcacttttaatatacaatatttacataaagatGACAAAatggtaattatgtaatattaagaaaaatatgccCTTATTAAGAGATCTCATCATCATTGTTTCATactctttttaaaaattttaaaagctAATCACACTCATTAATcaaagacaaaaaagaaaatgaaattgttcacacacaaagtgtgtgtgcTCATCTTCTAGTTTAATATTTAAGCCACGATCTTCTTGTCtgttattgttttctaagtttGGATTGATTTAATTTAACTAAAATCGaaagataaaaataattaatgatataaaAAATGTCTACTAAAATTACttcttaataaaataaaaattcaaaatgaaactTAAATAACAAGTTTTGTACAAGAAGAATACGATGTTTGCTACAAGTGATGGATAGCCCTGATGGTTAGGGTCTTCCTCTTCAACCCATTGCTTACCAGGTTCAAACTTTCCTCCACTCCTTAGTGTATAATATTGCTtataatacaaataaaaaaataaaaaaaaagagaattttGCTTGTAAAATGCACACATTTTGATTGCTTAATTTCAAAATTCATCAACTTTATTAGCTTTACCGAACAAGTAATTAGCCacgaaaaagaataaaatttaGCTTGTTGAGATTGCTACATTTTGTGAACACTAGCTTCAAGTTTTTCACCGAGTTTGTTGTGATTAAGGTGAAAAATAAGGAATCAAATTATCGACCCTTTCTCAACACGTAGGTAACTCCAAGGcgaaaatttttaatttcattttaggcCAACATATAgtttttaaatgtcataatgctgaatttttttttttccgccaGTGGTtcattctttctctcttctgtCTAATATGCGTAATATATTGAAGGGGAATCATGGACATACTAATTAGGAGTCAAATTCAAAAAGGGTGTGAGATGAGTGGAATATGGTATGGTGTCTAGTTCAACAAAGACACATTTCACATTGGATAATAACATATAGAGTGAACAACATCAAAGAGAATTTTATAACAAGTTTGCTAGGACATGGTAGATGGGATATCATTTCTATTATATTTCCTATGGACTTCCAATGTCACATCCCTGCCCagacccccaccacatcccttgctcgactccaccgtagcacgatattgtccgctttgggccccgaccacgccctcacggttttgtttctgggaaccaaggaagaaaatagcggtaatatcggaaatatcggtagtccgaaaacacggaaatatcgatggaaatatcgggataatatcgatatcgataaaaattacatggaaaccacggaaattgtaaggaaaacttggaaatttttattgaaactttgcaggatgtttatttagtcaattatctattagtttatcacaaaaaattggaaggaaatgcattgcatgatggatttaacattatcaagttgattatatagcgagctgacaaacattgtgagtgtagaaaatatgtagtaattaatgaaagaagtctaaacacaccataatcatttatatataatgaattagtacaatattttacactttatacattgcatggtaagaaaatgcattgcatgatggatttaactgatttaagttgattatatagcgagctggcaaacattgtgagtgtagaaaataacTTCTAAACACGAGGAAAATAACTTCTAAGCATTCCATATGGACAACGCCAATCGAGTGACGTGGAGCAATGTGTGGTTATTGACCTAACACATGAAGAAGGtgaaccaattggcaatatgaagaATAGCTTAATTTCTTATAAAGTTACTCATTTTTCCAATATGGGAGTCATACTCTCATGACAAGTTCGACTCTAAATTACTAATAAcctattgtgtggcttagtcCAACACCGACACCTGAAAATCATTGAAGACGATGTCACCTTGGGGTCCTCATTACTAGCCCAAGTCCCTGCGAGTTTGGGGCCTTCATTGGGCCGAGAATGGAGGGATTCATTTGGGCTttctaaaacacttaaaaaactTGGGCTTCCCACGAAATCGGGCTTTAACccaaagagagaggagagagagagagagagagagagatccctcactcctccacctcctcctcctccgcctccgCCTCCTCCTCTATTCCTCCGCCTCCAGTCAGTCTGaattttgcatatatatatctatatatatagacaGAGAGAGATTGCAAAGTGCAAAAGCACACAACACAGAATGAAGAACGATCACTGACAGACCAATCCCACAAACCCAGAAGAGCTAAATCCCGCGAAGTAAGCTCGAGGTTTCTATCATCGCCAACCACCACGCTCCCCTCGTCGAACCATCCCATCTCGCCGGTCCGGCGCAAACCTGTTTCACCTTTCTCCGATGACCGAAAGCCCAAAACGCAGCTCGACGATTCGGGCCCCACCCGCGGACTATAGCCCTCTTCAAACTCATCGCCTCTCGCTGACCACCTTGGAAACGACAGGTACGAAGATCGCGTCCAGCGTAAGGATTCAATCTTTGACAGAGGAATGAGCTGCATGCAGGTATGGCTGTTCATTTTCGATAAATTCTCATCTGGGTTTTTGTTTAATGGCAATGATAATTTCGTTCGTTCAACTTGGagtttaatatttt
Proteins encoded in this region:
- the LOC126593488 gene encoding uncharacterized protein LOC126593488; translation: MKPIDGKKDTVTIRAVSHDEEGRKRVEKMKLHTHKIDTVKYVEKKLIDKGVQRLDRHPKDGTGIGRPPPKSGHGGKYTWEGPGGVADDVTDPVPVAIDERDPNYVDEEKEEMIAKGEDDDVAGLVVGEVEVAKAAEDKEGVSRVEVVNPRHLKT